The proteins below come from a single Dasypus novemcinctus isolate mDasNov1 chromosome 22, mDasNov1.1.hap2, whole genome shotgun sequence genomic window:
- the NOL7 gene encoding U3 small nucleolar RNA-associated protein NOL7 produces the protein MVQLRSRASRAPASASAMVDEGQPASEEAAEHGLLLGQPSSGAAAEPLAEDEDGDEEFDDEAPEELTFASAQAEAREAERRARETVRRDKTLLKEKRKRREELFIEQKKRKLLPDNILEKLTTASQTNIKKSPGKSREGDLEKKSEECEKGSDAKKTKEKVQKVQSISQSQSYLAVRLKDQNLRDSRQQAAKAFIHNSLYGPGTNRTTVNKFLSLDNKRLPVKKAAAQFVNTAWGTQKKQNAQRFKRQWMFRKMKMSSGNVY, from the exons ATGGTGCAGCTTCGGTCGCGCGCCTCCCGCGCCCCGGCGTCGGCGTCGGCGATGGTGGACGAGGGCCAGCCGGCCTCGGAGGAGGCGGCGGAGCACGGGCTGCTGCTGGGGCAGCCCAGCAGCGGCGCTGCCGCCGAGCCGCTGGCGGAGGACGAGGACGGGGACGAGGAGTTCGACGACGAGGCCCCGGAGGAGCTGACTTTCGCCAGCGCCCAGGCGGAAGCGAGAGAGGCGGAGCGGCGAGCGCGGGAGACGGTGCGCAG ggaTAAAACGCTGttgaaggagaagaggaagcGACGCGAGGAGCTGTTCATCGAACAAAAG aaaagaaaactccttCCAGATAATATTCTAGAGAAGTTAACTACAGCTTCCCAGACTAA CATAAAGAAATCACCAGGAAAGTCGAGAGAAG gtgatttggaaaagaaaagtgaGGAATGTGAAAAAGGAAGCGATGctaagaaaactaaagaaaaagtcCAAAAAGTCCAGTCTATCAG CCAGAGTCAAAGCTACTTAGCTGTAAGACTGAAAGACCAAAATCTGAGAGATTCAAGGCAACAAGCAGCCAAAGCCTTCATACACAACTCTTTATATGGTCCAGGAACCAACAGAACTACAG TAAATAAGTTCCTGTCTCTTGACAATAAGAGGTTGCCAGTGAAAAAGGCTGCAGCTCAGTTTGTGAATACTGCTTGGG GAACCCAGAAAAAACAAAACGCCCAGAGGTTTAAAAGACAGTGGATGTTCAGAAAGATGAAAATGTCTTCCGGGAACGTATATTGA